In bacterium BMS3Abin08, the sequence AAAAAAGTATTGTTTTTCGTGTTTATTGCTATAATATTAGGAAAAATATTAGGAAACACGTAATACGTATAAATGTTGGATAATTGTCAAGGGGGAGGGTGTAATGTGTCAACAAAGGCATTGCCTGAATTTCAGAAATTTCTAAGATCACGATTGTCCCTGGCAGGGAAGTGCCTTTTTATGTTCATTGGGTGAACAGATTCCTCGCTTTGTCGAACCGGAACGATGGGATGAGCAGTGATTTATTGGTAGCGAAGTTCTTAAACCGGATAAAAAGAAAGATAACATATCTGACCGGCAGGTCCTCCAGGCCGGGGAAGCCTTTCGTTTGTATTTGCACCATCTGAAATTGATAAAAACAGAGGATAGTGTTTCCACATGATGCAGGAAGCATAAAGAGCAGTCCTGCATTTCTCTGCTCTCTGGAGTATAAAGAGATTTGAATACTTTTTGTCCCAATTTCTTGTAGCCCTCCCAAGTCAAGAATGCTGACACCAGGGGGTCACGCCCTGAACTGCTAACAAAGCAAAGTTGACAGAATAAATATAACATGTTAATATTGGTCAGAATTATAGTTGACTATAATGGAGGTCTGAAATGAAGACATTACCCTTGTCAGAGGTTAAAATGAAATTAAGTTCACTTGTCGATAAAGTGAAAAAGATGGACGAAGAGATTGTAATTACCAAAAATGGCCGTCCTGCAGCTGTTCTGGTCAGTCCGGATGAATTTGAGAGTTGGAAGGAGACCATGACGATCCGTTCCGATATTGACATGATGAAGGAAATCAAAAGTGGACTTAGAGCGTTAAAGAAAAACAAAACAAAACTGTATACTCTCGAAGAACTCCTGCAATAATCCACTGAAATATGAAAACCAATGTATGCAAACTTCGAGTTCCTGATCAAATAGTTGAACTGCTTAGAGGGATGCACCCTCACCTTAAGAAAAAAGCAAAAAAGGCCTTGCAGACGATCATTACAGATCCATATGCAGGGAAGTTTTTAAAAAACGAGTTGGAAGGATTAAGAAGCTACCGAATAAGCAGATTCAGGATAATCTACCGGATTTCTAAAAAACAGGTAATAGATATTATAGCGATAGGACCTCGAAACAGCATAT encodes:
- the relF_1 gene encoding antitoxin RelF, whose translation is MKTLPLSEVKMKLSSLVDKVKKMDEEIVITKNGRPAAVLVSPDEFESWKETMTIRSDIDMMKEIKSGLRALKKNKTKLYTLEELLQ
- a CDS encoding plasmid stabilization system protein, encoding MKTNVCKLRVPDQIVELLRGMHPHLKKKAKKALQTIITDPYAGKFLKNELEGLRSYRISRFRIIYRISKKQVIDIIAIGPRNSIYEETFRVISREKRQS